Proteins from a genomic interval of Aquabacterium sp. J223:
- a CDS encoding alpha/beta fold hydrolase has protein sequence MNVRVHWDGHDHRIEFEWLAPQRRHRPLLVFLHEGLGSVAMWRDFPARLCDAADCRGLVFSRWGYGQSTPRQPHERWPVDFMHRQASAFLPAFFAALDLDTRAEPPWLYGHSDGGSIALLHAAAFPDRVAGLVVAAPHILVEDLSVASIDKARDAYLATDLRAKLGRYHADPDSAFWGWNDVWLDPAFRDWDIRAALPAIRCPVLAIQGVDDEYGTMAQIEGIAEAVPQAQLLRLDDCGHSPHRDQPQAVLQAVSGLMR, from the coding sequence GTGAACGTGCGGGTCCACTGGGACGGCCACGACCATCGGATCGAGTTCGAATGGCTGGCCCCGCAGCGCCGGCACCGGCCGCTGCTGGTCTTCCTGCACGAGGGCCTGGGCTCGGTGGCGATGTGGCGCGACTTTCCCGCCCGGCTGTGCGACGCCGCCGACTGCCGCGGCCTGGTGTTCTCGCGCTGGGGCTACGGCCAGTCGACCCCGCGCCAGCCGCACGAGCGCTGGCCGGTGGACTTCATGCACCGGCAGGCCAGCGCGTTCCTGCCGGCCTTCTTCGCCGCCTTGGACCTCGACACCCGGGCCGAACCGCCCTGGCTGTACGGCCACAGCGACGGCGGCTCCATCGCGCTGCTGCACGCCGCCGCCTTTCCCGACCGGGTGGCAGGGCTGGTCGTCGCCGCACCGCACATCCTGGTCGAGGACCTCAGCGTGGCCAGCATCGACAAGGCGCGCGATGCCTACCTGGCGACCGACCTGCGCGCCAAGCTGGGCCGCTACCATGCCGACCCGGACTCGGCGTTCTGGGGCTGGAACGACGTCTGGCTGGACCCGGCCTTCCGCGACTGGGACATCCGGGCGGCGCTGCCGGCCATCCGCTGCCCGGTGCTGGCCATCCAGGGCGTCGACGACGAATACGGCACCATGGCGCAGATCGAGGGCATCGCCGAGGCGGTGCCGCAGGCGCAATTGCTGCGGCTGGACGACTGCGGCCACTCGCCGCACCGCGACCAGCCGCAGGCGGTGCTGCAGGCGGTGAGCGGGCTGATGCGCTGA
- a CDS encoding ABC transporter substrate-binding protein, with product MTMRSTFRAAALAAATTLAFTGGLAQAQSDKIKVGLMLPYTGTFAALGVAIENGFRLYMEENGGKLGGKTVEFFKVDDESDPAKATDNANKLVKRDNVDVLVGTVHSGVAMALAKVARDNNTLLIIPNAGADALTGPLCAANVFRSSFSNSQPGYAMGLVAAEKQKHKTAITISWKYAAGDESVKGFKDGFESKGGKVVKELNLPFPNVEFQALLTEIAAQKPDAVYAFFAGGGAVKFVKDYAAAGLKDKIPLYGPGFLTDGTLEAQGAAAAGMLTALHYADDLNIPKDKAFRLAYAKTFKLQPDVYAVQGYDAAQMLAAGLKAAGGDIAKRDAVVKGIEQAKIDSPRGVFTVSKAHNPVQDFYLRKVEGNMNKNVGVAAKQLADPGRGCKL from the coding sequence ATGACGATGAGAAGCACCTTCCGCGCCGCGGCCCTGGCCGCCGCCACCACGCTGGCCTTCACCGGCGGGCTGGCGCAGGCCCAGTCCGACAAGATCAAGGTCGGCCTCATGCTGCCGTACACCGGCACCTTCGCCGCCCTGGGCGTCGCCATCGAGAACGGCTTCCGGCTCTACATGGAGGAGAACGGCGGCAAGCTCGGCGGCAAGACGGTGGAGTTCTTCAAGGTCGACGACGAGTCCGACCCGGCCAAGGCCACCGACAACGCCAACAAGCTGGTCAAGCGCGACAACGTCGACGTGCTCGTCGGCACCGTGCATTCGGGCGTGGCCATGGCGCTGGCCAAGGTGGCCCGCGACAACAACACCCTGCTCATCATCCCCAACGCCGGCGCCGACGCGCTGACCGGCCCGCTGTGCGCGGCCAACGTCTTCCGCAGCAGCTTCTCCAACTCCCAGCCGGGCTACGCCATGGGCCTGGTCGCGGCCGAGAAGCAGAAGCACAAGACGGCCATCACCATCAGCTGGAAGTACGCCGCCGGCGACGAGTCGGTCAAGGGCTTCAAGGACGGCTTCGAGTCCAAGGGCGGCAAGGTGGTCAAGGAGCTGAACCTGCCCTTCCCCAACGTCGAGTTCCAGGCGCTGCTCACCGAGATCGCCGCGCAGAAGCCGGACGCGGTCTACGCCTTCTTCGCCGGTGGCGGCGCCGTCAAGTTCGTCAAGGACTACGCGGCGGCCGGCCTGAAGGACAAGATCCCGCTGTACGGCCCCGGCTTCCTCACCGACGGCACGCTGGAGGCGCAGGGCGCCGCCGCCGCCGGCATGCTCACCGCGCTGCACTACGCCGACGACCTGAACATCCCGAAGGACAAGGCCTTCCGCCTGGCCTACGCCAAGACCTTCAAGCTGCAGCCCGACGTCTACGCGGTGCAGGGCTACGACGCGGCGCAGATGCTGGCCGCCGGCCTGAAGGCCGCGGGCGGCGACATCGCCAAGCGCGACGCGGTGGTCAAGGGCATCGAGCAGGCCAAGATCGACAGCCCGCGCGGCGTCTTCACCGTCAGCAAGGCGCACAACCCGGTGCAGGACTTCTACCTGCGCAAGGTCGAGGGCAACATGAACAAGAACGTCGGCGTCGCCGCCAAGCAGCTCGCCGACCCGGGCCGCGGCTGCAAACTGTGA
- a CDS encoding branched-chain amino acid ABC transporter permease produces MDLTTFLIQCLNSVQYGLLLFLVASGLTLIFGIMGVINLAHGSFYMVGAYLAFTLSALTGDFVLSLLLGIVLTVALGYLLEWAFFSFLYEREHLQQVLMTYGLILVFEELRSILVGDDVHGVPVPAWLAGSVPLGENMTYPVYRLFISAVCLAVAAAMMWTFRSTRLGMRIRAGATNREMVQSLGVNISVLYRIVFAVGVALAALAGMVAAPVASVYPGMGGQVLIICFVVVVIGGIGSVKGALVAALAVGFVDTFGKVLWQEGAGALTYLLMAVILIWRPEGLFKQGT; encoded by the coding sequence ATGGACCTGACCACCTTTCTCATCCAGTGCCTGAACAGCGTCCAGTACGGCCTGCTGCTGTTCCTGGTGGCCAGCGGGCTGACGCTGATCTTCGGGATCATGGGCGTCATCAACCTGGCGCACGGCAGCTTCTACATGGTGGGGGCCTACCTGGCCTTCACCCTGTCGGCGCTCACCGGCGACTTCGTGCTGTCGCTGCTGCTGGGCATCGTGCTCACGGTGGCGCTGGGCTACCTGCTGGAGTGGGCCTTCTTCAGCTTCCTCTACGAGCGTGAGCACCTGCAGCAGGTGCTGATGACCTACGGCCTGATCCTGGTCTTCGAGGAGCTGCGCAGCATCCTGGTCGGCGACGACGTGCACGGGGTGCCGGTGCCGGCCTGGCTGGCCGGGTCGGTGCCGCTGGGAGAGAACATGACCTACCCGGTCTACCGCTTGTTCATCTCCGCGGTGTGCCTGGCCGTGGCCGCGGCGATGATGTGGACCTTCCGCTCGACGCGGCTGGGCATGCGCATCCGCGCCGGCGCGACCAACCGCGAGATGGTGCAGTCGCTGGGGGTCAACATCTCGGTGCTGTACCGCATCGTCTTCGCCGTCGGCGTGGCGCTGGCGGCGCTGGCCGGCATGGTGGCCGCGCCGGTGGCCTCGGTCTATCCCGGCATGGGCGGCCAGGTGCTCATCATCTGCTTCGTGGTGGTGGTCATCGGCGGCATCGGCTCGGTCAAGGGCGCGCTGGTGGCCGCGCTGGCGGTGGGCTTCGTCGACACCTTCGGCAAGGTGCTGTGGCAGGAAGGCGCCGGCGCGCTGACCTACCTGCTCATGGCCGTCATCCTGATCTGGCGGCCCGAGGGCCTCTTCAAGCAGGGCACGTGA
- a CDS encoding branched-chain amino acid ABC transporter permease: MLRWTLLFALAASLPWWPEPVGSKFHLELGAQVLTMAIFALSLQLLVGFTGLVSLGHAAFFGAAAYTAALLAPESEAGNGWTMLAASVGVAGALSLLIGLFVMRTKGVYFIMVTLAFAQLVYFVVHDTKGFGGSDGAYLYFKPEFTVGASKLVDLDQPAQLYWFSLALTAVTVAVLGLVLRSRLGHAFVGIRHNEQRMRAAGFPTLAYKLASFTIGGALAGLAGFLYAARTGYVNPELLSWHQSGNALLMIILGGLGSLGGAIAGAVAFVLLSEWFSGLTKHWQLLLGGFIIVIVAVLPQGLMGGLSLLKRRRRAAATPLGAAVQEGRP; this comes from the coding sequence ATGCTGCGCTGGACCCTTCTCTTCGCGCTGGCCGCCAGCCTGCCCTGGTGGCCGGAGCCGGTGGGCAGCAAGTTCCACCTGGAGCTCGGGGCCCAGGTGCTGACCATGGCCATCTTCGCGCTCAGCCTGCAGCTGCTGGTGGGCTTCACCGGGCTGGTGAGCCTGGGCCATGCGGCCTTCTTCGGCGCCGCGGCCTACACCGCCGCGCTGCTGGCGCCCGAAAGCGAGGCCGGCAACGGCTGGACGATGCTGGCCGCCTCGGTCGGCGTGGCCGGTGCGCTGTCGCTGCTCATCGGCCTCTTCGTCATGCGCACCAAGGGCGTGTACTTCATCATGGTCACGCTGGCCTTCGCACAGCTGGTGTACTTCGTCGTCCACGACACCAAGGGCTTCGGCGGCAGCGACGGCGCCTACCTGTACTTCAAGCCCGAGTTCACCGTCGGCGCGTCGAAGCTGGTGGACCTGGACCAGCCGGCGCAGCTGTACTGGTTCTCGCTGGCGCTGACGGCGGTGACCGTGGCGGTGCTCGGCCTGGTGCTGCGCTCGCGGCTGGGCCACGCCTTCGTCGGCATCCGCCACAACGAGCAGCGCATGCGCGCCGCCGGCTTCCCGACCCTGGCCTACAAGCTGGCCAGCTTCACCATCGGCGGCGCGCTGGCCGGGCTGGCCGGTTTCCTCTACGCGGCACGCACCGGCTACGTCAACCCGGAGCTGCTGTCCTGGCACCAGTCGGGCAACGCGCTGCTGATGATCATCCTCGGCGGGCTCGGCAGCCTGGGCGGCGCCATCGCCGGCGCGGTGGCCTTCGTGCTGCTGTCCGAATGGTTCAGCGGCCTCACCAAGCACTGGCAGCTGCTGCTCGGCGGCTTCATCATCGTCATCGTGGCGGTGCTGCCGCAGGGGCTGATGGGCGGGCTGTCGCTGCTGAAGCGCCGTCGCCGTGCGGCGGCCACGCCCCTGGGCGCCGCCGTTCAGGAGGGCCGGCCATGA
- a CDS encoding ABC transporter ATP-binding protein — protein MSAVPVLEAHGVTRRFGALVAVDNVSLALHRNRIHAVIGTNGAGKSTLINLLSGEVPLSAGTVSLDGQDISRWPQPRRADAGLNRSYQRNNVFLPLTVRENCRLAAQARRPRPWAVWESAQACRHSRRLADEAMDRAGLADRADRVAASLSHGQKRQLEVAMCLATAPRAVMLDEPLAGMGAEESQRMLDLLRALRADHALLLVEHDMDAVFAVADEITVMVNGAVLASGAPQAVRENAQVQAAYLGGHA, from the coding sequence ATGAGCGCCGTGCCGGTCCTCGAGGCCCATGGGGTGACGCGCCGCTTCGGCGCCCTGGTGGCGGTGGACAACGTCTCGCTGGCGCTGCACAGGAACCGGATCCACGCCGTCATCGGCACCAACGGCGCCGGCAAGTCGACGCTGATCAACCTGCTGTCCGGCGAGGTCCCGCTGTCGGCCGGCACGGTGAGTCTGGACGGCCAGGACATCAGCCGCTGGCCGCAGCCCAGGCGCGCCGACGCCGGCCTCAACCGCAGCTACCAGCGCAACAACGTCTTCCTGCCGCTGACCGTGCGCGAGAACTGCCGCCTGGCCGCGCAGGCGCGCCGCCCCCGCCCCTGGGCGGTGTGGGAATCGGCGCAGGCCTGCCGTCACAGCCGCCGCTTGGCCGACGAGGCGATGGACCGCGCCGGCCTGGCCGACCGCGCCGACCGCGTCGCGGCCAGCCTGTCGCACGGCCAGAAGCGGCAGCTGGAGGTGGCGATGTGCCTGGCCACCGCGCCGCGCGCGGTGATGCTGGACGAGCCGCTGGCCGGCATGGGCGCCGAGGAATCGCAGCGCATGCTCGACCTGCTGCGCGCCCTGCGCGCCGACCACGCCCTGCTGCTGGTGGAGCACGACATGGACGCGGTGTTCGCCGTCGCCGACGAGATCACCGTCATGGTCAACGGCGCGGTGCTGGCCAGCGGCGCGCCGCAGGCCGTGCGCGAGAACGCACAGGTGCAAGCGGCCTACCTGGGAGGCCACGCATGA
- a CDS encoding ABC transporter ATP-binding protein: MTTPLLIEATGVQAWYGSSHVLRGVDLTLAEGETLGLLGRNGMGKSTLIRTLLGHVKQRDGRIRVAGEDCSRAAPHRVAQLGIAYVPEGRGVFPNLTVRENLVMAARPPADGSPAVWTYDRIMATFPRLSERVGNLGSQLSGGEQQMLSIGRALMTHPKAIVLDEATEGLAPLIVDEIWRVIATIRQTGLATIVVDRNYRRVIAQADRVVVLQKGEVVLAGASAAVQDDPALAGYLGV; the protein is encoded by the coding sequence ATGACCACGCCGCTGCTCATCGAAGCGACCGGCGTGCAGGCCTGGTACGGCAGCAGCCACGTGCTGCGCGGCGTCGACCTCACGCTGGCCGAGGGCGAGACGCTGGGCCTGCTCGGCCGCAACGGCATGGGCAAGTCGACGCTCATCCGCACCCTGCTCGGCCATGTCAAGCAGCGCGACGGCCGCATCCGCGTCGCCGGCGAGGACTGCTCGCGCGCCGCGCCGCACCGCGTGGCGCAGCTGGGCATCGCCTACGTGCCCGAGGGCCGCGGCGTCTTTCCCAACCTCACGGTGCGCGAGAACCTGGTCATGGCGGCCCGGCCGCCGGCCGACGGCAGCCCGGCGGTCTGGACCTACGACCGCATCATGGCCACCTTCCCCCGGCTGTCCGAGCGGGTGGGCAACCTCGGCTCGCAGCTGTCCGGCGGCGAGCAGCAGATGCTGTCCATCGGCCGCGCGCTGATGACGCACCCCAAGGCCATCGTGCTCGACGAGGCCACCGAAGGACTGGCCCCGCTGATCGTCGACGAGATCTGGCGCGTCATCGCCACCATCCGCCAGACCGGCCTGGCGACCATCGTCGTCGACCGCAACTACCGCCGCGTCATCGCCCAGGCCGACCGCGTGGTCGTGCTGCAGAAGGGCGAGGTGGTGCTGGCCGGCGCCAGCGCCGCGGTGCAGGACGATCCGGCGCTGGCCGGCTACCTGGGCGTCTGA
- a CDS encoding DUF1295 domain-containing protein translates to MLQAAFAGLVLGLAIAVPTWWLSLRLRDASLADRIWPLLIAGPGVVYALALGAGTRGLLMLALLIAWALRLAAFITWRNWGHGEDRRYAAMRQRHGEAFAWKSLGLVFGLQAVLGWIVSAPVLAAVATASPLGLLDALGAVLALFGLVFEAVADAQMARFRADPSQRGRVMDRGLWRWSRHPNYFGEACVWWGLWLIALAGAGRDAAWAVVSPALMTFLLLRVSGVALLEQDIAERRPAYRDYIARTSAFLPWPPRRTTP, encoded by the coding sequence ATGCTGCAAGCCGCCTTCGCCGGCCTGGTGCTCGGCTTGGCCATCGCGGTGCCGACGTGGTGGCTCAGCCTGCGGCTGCGCGACGCCAGCCTGGCCGACCGCATCTGGCCGCTGCTGATTGCCGGGCCCGGCGTGGTCTACGCGCTGGCGCTGGGCGCCGGCACGCGAGGCCTGCTGATGCTCGCGCTGCTGATCGCCTGGGCGCTGCGCCTGGCCGCCTTCATCACCTGGCGCAACTGGGGCCACGGCGAGGACCGCCGCTACGCCGCCATGCGCCAGCGCCATGGCGAGGCCTTCGCATGGAAGAGCTTGGGGCTCGTGTTCGGCCTGCAGGCGGTGCTGGGCTGGATCGTGTCGGCACCGGTGCTGGCCGCCGTGGCGACGGCCTCGCCGCTCGGCCTGCTCGATGCGCTCGGTGCCGTGCTGGCGCTGTTCGGCCTGGTCTTCGAGGCGGTGGCCGACGCGCAGATGGCGCGCTTCCGCGCCGACCCCTCGCAGCGCGGCCGGGTGATGGACCGCGGGCTCTGGCGCTGGTCGCGCCACCCCAACTACTTCGGCGAGGCCTGCGTCTGGTGGGGCCTGTGGCTGATCGCGCTGGCGGGTGCCGGCCGGGACGCCGCCTGGGCCGTCGTCTCGCCGGCGCTGATGACCTTCCTGCTGCTGCGCGTGTCCGGCGTCGCCCTGCTGGAGCAGGACATCGCCGAGCGCCGCCCCGCCTACCGCGACTACATCGCGCGCACCAGCGCCTTCCTGCCCTGGCCACCGCGCCGCACCACCCCATGA
- a CDS encoding DUF6134 family protein, producing MTLRTPLAAAALLLAATAQAQTRQWPFEVRLDDTPIGQHRFELTGSPADGTLKSEAAFTVRLLGIPVYRYRHSATERWRDGCLDAMQAGTDDNGDKSQVDARKDGGALRIDGGSGGKAESATGCVMSFAYWNPAIRQQPRLLNAQTGALEPVKIERAGTGTVEVRGQAVPAVRWRISGPKQPIELWESAADGAWIGLDSTVSGGKRLSYRLK from the coding sequence ATGACCCTTCGCACCCCGCTGGCCGCCGCCGCCCTGCTGCTGGCCGCCACCGCCCAGGCGCAGACCCGTCAGTGGCCCTTCGAGGTCCGCCTCGACGACACGCCGATCGGCCAACACCGCTTCGAGCTCACCGGCAGCCCCGCCGACGGCACGCTGAAGAGCGAGGCCGCCTTCACCGTGCGGCTGCTCGGCATCCCGGTCTACCGCTACCGCCACAGCGCCACCGAGCGCTGGCGCGACGGCTGCCTGGACGCGATGCAGGCCGGCACCGACGACAACGGCGACAAGAGCCAGGTCGACGCCCGAAAGGACGGCGGCGCGCTGCGCATCGACGGCGGCAGCGGCGGCAAGGCCGAATCCGCCACCGGCTGCGTGATGAGCTTCGCCTACTGGAACCCGGCCATCCGCCAGCAGCCGCGGCTGCTCAACGCGCAGACCGGCGCGCTGGAGCCGGTGAAGATCGAACGCGCCGGCACCGGCACCGTCGAGGTCCGCGGCCAGGCCGTGCCGGCGGTGCGCTGGCGCATCAGCGGGCCCAAGCAGCCGATCGAGCTGTGGGAATCCGCCGCCGACGGCGCCTGGATCGGCCTCGATTCCACGGTCAGCGGCGGCAAGCGGCTGAGCTACCGGCTCAAATGA
- a CDS encoding DUF2177 family protein, with the protein MTFKHAVVGYLIAALVFLVLDAIWLSTMAQRLYRPAIGHLMGDTVQWVPAVLFYLLYLVGILFFAVAPAQDGGSALGAIGRGALFGLLAYATYDLTNQATLRDWPWSVTLADLAWGAFVTAAAAGASAAVVLRLDRG; encoded by the coding sequence ATGACCTTCAAGCACGCCGTCGTCGGCTATCTGATCGCCGCGCTCGTCTTCCTGGTGCTGGACGCGATCTGGCTGTCCACCATGGCGCAGCGCCTCTACCGGCCGGCCATCGGCCACCTCATGGGCGACACGGTGCAGTGGGTGCCGGCGGTGCTGTTCTACCTGCTGTACCTGGTCGGCATCCTGTTCTTCGCCGTCGCACCGGCGCAGGACGGCGGCAGCGCGCTCGGCGCGATCGGCCGCGGGGCGTTGTTCGGGCTGCTGGCCTACGCCACCTACGACCTGACCAACCAGGCCACGCTGCGCGACTGGCCCTGGTCGGTGACGCTGGCCGACCTGGCCTGGGGCGCCTTCGTCACCGCGGCGGCGGCGGGGGCGTCGGCGGCGGTCGTGCTCCGGCTGGACCGGGGCTGA
- a CDS encoding ChrR family anti-sigma-E factor, protein MNHHPEDDLLLAHAAGTLPTGTALVVAAHVEGCAHCQEQLRFCESIGSVLMDELPEAPLRADALARTLAAIDALPAAPTPRSTEVAGPPPLPAGATWPKALAGCRATPWRWMGPGMRWSRVTVPYDPAANVFLLRIGAGKYLPQHTHSELEVTQVLHGRFHDGRALFEAGDFDAADGQVRHQPVVQEGSECICLAAVEGRVVFDGFIARALGSLVGM, encoded by the coding sequence ATGAACCACCACCCGGAAGACGACCTGCTGCTGGCCCATGCAGCGGGCACGCTGCCGACCGGCACCGCGCTGGTCGTCGCCGCGCACGTCGAGGGTTGCGCGCACTGCCAGGAACAGCTCCGGTTCTGCGAGTCCATCGGCTCGGTGCTGATGGACGAACTGCCCGAGGCGCCGCTGCGCGCCGACGCGCTGGCGCGCACGCTGGCGGCGATCGACGCGCTGCCCGCGGCCCCGACCCCGCGGTCGACCGAGGTCGCGGGGCCGCCGCCGCTGCCGGCGGGCGCCACCTGGCCCAAGGCGCTGGCCGGTTGCCGCGCCACCCCCTGGCGCTGGATGGGCCCGGGCATGCGCTGGAGCCGGGTCACCGTGCCCTACGACCCGGCGGCCAATGTCTTCCTGCTGCGCATCGGCGCCGGCAAGTACCTGCCCCAGCACACCCACAGCGAGCTGGAGGTGACGCAGGTGCTGCACGGCCGCTTCCACGACGGCCGGGCGCTGTTCGAGGCGGGCGACTTCGACGCCGCCGACGGCCAGGTGCGCCACCAGCCGGTGGTGCAGGAGGGCAGCGAGTGCATCTGCCTGGCCGCGGTCGAAGGCCGGGTGGTGTTCGACGGCTTCATCGCCCGCGCGCTGGGGTCGCTGGTCGGGATGTGA
- a CDS encoding sigma-70 family RNA polymerase sigma factor has product MTLVRSSAVRADSTQPAAEELVAWVHAVAVRQDRQAFALLFKHFAPRVKSYLQRTGASEELAEEVVQETMVSLWRKAAMFDARQAAVSTWVFTIARNLRIDALRRRGPVGAYEDEGVTLDALVDQAPLPEDRVRQARRDEGLHAAINRLPAEQAQVLRLSFFEERPHAQIASELGIPLGTVKSRVRLAVAHIRRLLNHLE; this is encoded by the coding sequence TTGACCCTGGTCCGCTCCAGCGCCGTGCGCGCCGACTCCACGCAGCCCGCCGCCGAAGAACTGGTCGCCTGGGTGCATGCGGTGGCCGTCCGGCAGGACCGTCAGGCCTTCGCGCTGCTGTTCAAGCATTTCGCGCCGCGCGTGAAGTCCTACCTGCAGCGCACCGGCGCCAGCGAGGAACTGGCCGAGGAGGTGGTGCAGGAGACGATGGTCAGCCTGTGGCGCAAGGCGGCGATGTTCGACGCCCGGCAGGCCGCGGTGTCGACCTGGGTCTTCACCATCGCCCGTAACCTGCGCATCGACGCCCTGCGCCGGCGCGGGCCGGTGGGGGCCTACGAGGACGAGGGGGTGACGCTGGACGCGCTGGTCGACCAGGCCCCGCTGCCCGAGGATCGGGTGCGGCAGGCCCGTCGCGACGAAGGCCTGCACGCCGCCATCAACCGCCTGCCGGCGGAGCAGGCGCAGGTGCTGCGCCTGTCGTTCTTCGAGGAACGGCCCCACGCCCAGATCGCCAGCGAACTGGGCATCCCGCTGGGCACGGTCAAGTCGCGGGTGCGGCTGGCCGTGGCCCACATCCGCCGATTGCTGAACCACCTGGAATGA
- a CDS encoding NAD(P)/FAD-dependent oxidoreductase, translated as MTAFPADLPLPPARTGDRPQHIAVVGSGISGLACAWLLSQGHRVTVFEGEARPGGHSHTVEAPGPRGAQAVDTGFIVYNEPAYPNLTALFEHLRVPTQTSDMSFAVSLDGGALEYAGTDLKGLFAQRRNLLRPRFWSMLVDLLRFYRQAPNDAAAAGLEPLDDYLARNGYGEAFRDDHLYPMAAAIWSTAAGRIGRHPTEAFIRFCQNHHLLQVSGRPAWRTVTGGSREYVRRLTAAFADGLRLDTPVLALRRDADGVLLRTRDGWWPERFDQVVLATHADQSLHLLEQPSDDERQLLGAFGYSRNHAVLHADPALMPQRREVWASWNYLADRRAGADRPPCVTYWMNRLQSIPHDTPLFLTLNPLQPPRPEQLIRTEVYEHPLFDAAAMRAQRALWTLQGRQRTWFCGAYFGAGFHEDGLQSGLAVAEALGGVRRPWTVANESGRIHLPSPAGAVAA; from the coding sequence ATGACCGCCTTCCCGGCCGACCTGCCCCTGCCGCCCGCCCGCACCGGCGACCGCCCCCAGCACATCGCCGTCGTCGGCAGCGGCATCTCCGGCCTGGCCTGCGCCTGGCTGCTGTCCCAGGGCCACCGGGTGACGGTGTTCGAGGGCGAGGCCCGGCCCGGCGGCCACAGCCACACGGTGGAGGCGCCCGGCCCGCGCGGCGCGCAGGCGGTGGACACCGGCTTCATCGTCTACAACGAGCCGGCCTACCCCAACCTCACCGCGCTGTTCGAGCACCTGCGGGTGCCGACGCAGACCTCGGACATGTCCTTCGCCGTCAGCCTGGACGGCGGGGCGCTCGAATACGCCGGCACCGACCTGAAGGGGCTGTTCGCTCAGCGGCGCAACCTGCTGCGCCCGCGCTTCTGGTCGATGCTGGTCGACCTGCTGCGCTTCTACCGCCAGGCGCCGAACGACGCAGCGGCCGCCGGACTGGAGCCGCTGGACGACTACCTGGCCCGCAACGGCTACGGCGAGGCCTTCCGCGACGACCACCTGTACCCGATGGCGGCCGCCATCTGGTCCACCGCGGCCGGCCGCATCGGCCGTCACCCCACCGAGGCCTTCATCCGCTTCTGCCAGAACCACCACCTGCTGCAGGTCAGCGGCCGGCCGGCCTGGCGCACCGTCACCGGCGGCAGCCGCGAGTACGTGCGCCGGCTGACCGCCGCCTTCGCCGACGGCCTGCGGCTGGACACGCCGGTGCTGGCGCTGCGCCGCGACGCCGACGGCGTCTTGCTGCGCACCCGCGACGGCTGGTGGCCCGAGCGCTTCGACCAGGTGGTGCTGGCCACCCACGCCGACCAGTCGCTGCACCTGCTGGAGCAGCCCAGCGACGACGAGCGCCAGCTGCTCGGCGCCTTCGGCTACAGCCGCAACCATGCGGTGCTGCATGCCGACCCGGCGCTGATGCCGCAGCGGCGCGAGGTGTGGGCGAGCTGGAACTACCTGGCCGACCGCCGCGCCGGGGCCGACCGGCCGCCCTGCGTCACCTACTGGATGAACCGGCTGCAGTCGATCCCACACGACACGCCGCTGTTCCTCACGCTCAACCCGCTGCAGCCGCCGCGGCCCGAGCAGCTGATCCGCACCGAGGTCTACGAGCACCCGCTGTTCGACGCCGCCGCCATGCGCGCCCAGCGCGCGCTGTGGACCCTGCAGGGCCGCCAGCGCACCTGGTTCTGCGGCGCCTACTTCGGCGCCGGCTTCCATGAGGACGGCCTGCAGTCCGGCCTGGCGGTGGCCGAGGCGCTGGGCGGCGTGCGCCGGCCGTGGACGGTGGCCAACGAGTCGGGCCGCATCCACCTGCCGTCGCCGGCCGGGGCGGTGGCCGCATGA